A single Sulfurimonas aquatica DNA region contains:
- a CDS encoding hybrid sensor histidine kinase/response regulator has protein sequence MKNVTDTYNADEKNNAHIQIDTKDPTAMAEYLYNILDNLESIVALIQKNGQVEYLNKKFFETFDFRDMEEFLSKYDCICDMYVDSSGKSIGCDDECHLDDFFVGSENLTQQVYMLDKKSEVLTFNVNTKKMSVDSTQGLYISTLTDITNFEKARIVAEEAIVAKSNFIANMSHEIRTPMNGIIGFTELLEGCKLNSKQHGYVDIIKKSAEMLLDVVNKILDFSKIENKKLEIELTDVNLFQEMQHLYMNFTPVTKKKNISFILDIDLEIYEYLVMDGYHLKQVISNLVNNAIKFTQEGGKITIKASLMKSSNRVQTIRFSVKDNGVGISKERQEKIFEAFSQEDNSTTRKFGGTGLGLSISASLVKLMGAKIELKSEKYLGSEFSFVLRANKSIGKQPTLQTSLQDSFIQVIYDSEYSDMVTTYLSKFNVHTHTLKDKNDLNKESRIIILFNAQEANALYKSLNDESYFIICIDAYYENLSNYSNLKYINSFQECPSTLYNIIFEHIKVEESLSNELMRFTGINVLIAEDNEVNQMLLYEILNKVDIQTTIVDNGEKVFNEAKVRKYDLIFMDINMPEMDGIKATKKILEDSLNISTPIVAMTSNVLENDIAIYKEIGMHSHIGKPFHARDILTLLNELFNVDVEDIQNTIERDAKYNEHDEIQKCLDKASVVLELSDDIIMKLFEKFLSTMAQVIKDMFKAQSENNNTTLLLLAHKLKGASSSMCFDEITKIATDIQERVHNDNGEDHASSILELSKILRNLEDFAQN, from the coding sequence ATGAAAAATGTAACTGATACATATAATGCAGATGAAAAGAATAATGCTCATATACAAATAGATACAAAAGACCCAACAGCTATGGCTGAGTATTTGTACAATATACTTGATAATTTAGAGAGCATCGTTGCTTTAATCCAAAAAAATGGACAGGTAGAATATCTAAATAAAAAATTCTTTGAGACTTTTGATTTTAGAGATATGGAAGAGTTCTTATCTAAGTATGATTGCATATGTGATATGTATGTAGATAGTAGTGGAAAAAGTATAGGCTGTGATGATGAGTGTCACTTAGATGATTTTTTTGTAGGGAGTGAGAATCTTACACAGCAAGTATATATGCTAGATAAAAAGAGTGAAGTTTTAACCTTTAATGTAAACACAAAAAAGATGTCTGTAGATAGCACTCAAGGTCTATATATTTCAACACTAACAGATATTACAAATTTTGAAAAGGCGAGAATAGTTGCTGAAGAGGCGATAGTAGCTAAGTCAAATTTTATAGCAAATATGTCGCATGAAATTAGAACACCAATGAATGGGATAATAGGCTTTACTGAGTTACTTGAAGGGTGTAAACTTAACTCTAAGCAGCATGGTTATGTAGATATTATCAAAAAATCTGCTGAGATGCTTTTGGACGTTGTTAATAAAATATTAGATTTCTCAAAAATTGAAAATAAAAAGTTAGAGATAGAACTTACGGATGTAAATCTATTTCAAGAGATGCAACATCTTTATATGAACTTTACTCCAGTGACTAAAAAGAAAAATATCTCATTTATATTAGATATAGATTTAGAGATATATGAGTACTTAGTTATGGATGGATATCACCTAAAACAGGTAATATCAAACCTTGTCAATAACGCCATAAAGTTTACTCAAGAGGGCGGTAAAATAACAATAAAAGCTAGCTTGATGAAATCAAGTAATAGAGTTCAGACAATCCGGTTTTCAGTAAAAGATAATGGAGTTGGTATCTCTAAAGAGCGCCAAGAGAAGATATTTGAAGCATTTTCTCAAGAAGATAACTCCACAACACGTAAGTTTGGTGGTACAGGTTTAGGTCTGAGCATTAGCGCTTCACTTGTAAAACTTATGGGTGCTAAGATAGAGCTTAAGAGTGAAAAATATCTTGGAAGCGAGTTTTCATTTGTTCTTAGGGCAAATAAGTCTATAGGAAAACAACCCACATTACAAACGAGCTTACAAGATAGTTTCATTCAAGTAATTTATGATAGTGAATATAGTGATATGGTTACTACATACTTAAGTAAGTTTAATGTTCATACACATACACTAAAAGATAAGAACGACTTGAATAAAGAGTCTCGAATTATTATACTTTTTAATGCTCAAGAAGCTAACGCACTCTATAAATCATTAAATGATGAGAGTTATTTTATTATATGTATTGATGCTTACTATGAAAATCTATCTAATTACTCAAATTTAAAGTATATAAACTCATTTCAAGAGTGTCCTAGTACTCTTTATAATATTATTTTTGAACACATTAAAGTAGAAGAAAGTCTATCAAACGAGCTGATGAGATTTACAGGTATTAATGTTTTAATAGCTGAGGATAATGAAGTCAATCAAATGTTACTCTATGAAATATTAAATAAAGTAGATATCCAAACTACTATTGTAGATAATGGAGAGAAAGTATTTAATGAGGCTAAAGTGAGAAAATATGATCTTATCTTTATGGATATTAATATGCCTGAGATGGATGGAATAAAAGCTACAAAAAAAATCTTAGAAGATTCATTAAATATCAGTACGCCTATTGTTGCAATGACTTCAAACGTACTTGAAAATGACATAGCTATCTACAAAGAGATAGGCATGCACTCACATATTGGAAAGCCATTTCATGCGAGAGATATTCTTACTCTACTTAATGAACTGTTTAATGTAGATGTAGAAGATATACAAAACACTATAGAGAGAGATGCGAAGTATAATGAACATGATGAGATACAAAAATGTCTTGATAAAGCTAGTGTGGTCTTAGAGTTATCTGATGACATTATAATGAAGCTGTTTGAGAAGTTTTTAAGTACCATGGCTCAAGTTATAAAAGATATGTTTAAAGCACAGAGTGAGAATAATAATACAACACTACTCCTTTTAGCTCATAAATTAAAGGGTGCTAGTAGTTCGATGTGTTTTGATGAGATAACAAAGATTGCAACAGATATTCAAGAGAGAGTGCATAATGACAATGGAGAGGATCATGCTTCAAGTATACTAGAGTTAAGTAAGATTTTAAGAAATCTTGAGGATTTTGCACAAAACTAA
- a CDS encoding GGDEF domain-containing protein, which translates to MQETLQMLVQNFDIIGLLLIMTALISVRKIILELPEGQVLRKWKILSLVIILFIGGYLHVIYQHRFGDGFASETVVSTLLLGGAIFVLMISMLSLETTRDIRRIDVLEYENSTDSLMNIRNRRHLDERVKEEFAKFEHFGVPFSVLMIDVDHFKKINDNYGHDIGDEVLRTLGQGIKNYVRDGDCVARYGGEELVVVCPSTSEEASTNLAERLRQFIEKMNIVDSQKHSNVSDLHITVSIGVAECSSDFKEAHEVIKCADNALYIAKNEGRNRVVCCGENKNEMSEDNIS; encoded by the coding sequence ATGCAAGAAACACTCCAGATGCTAGTGCAAAACTTTGACATTATAGGACTACTCCTTATTATGACAGCTCTTATATCTGTGAGAAAAATTATTTTAGAACTACCTGAGGGTCAAGTTTTAAGAAAGTGGAAGATTTTAAGCCTAGTTATCATCTTGTTTATTGGTGGTTATCTTCATGTAATATATCAACATAGATTTGGTGATGGCTTTGCTAGTGAGACAGTTGTTTCAACCTTACTGCTTGGTGGAGCTATCTTTGTTCTGATGATATCAATGCTCTCTCTTGAGACAACAAGAGACATAAGACGCATAGATGTACTTGAGTATGAAAATAGTACAGATTCACTGATGAATATCCGAAATCGTCGCCATTTGGACGAGAGAGTAAAAGAGGAGTTTGCAAAGTTTGAACACTTTGGAGTACCATTTTCTGTACTTATGATTGATGTGGACCACTTTAAAAAGATAAATGATAATTATGGTCACGACATTGGTGATGAGGTTTTAAGAACGTTAGGTCAAGGTATAAAGAACTATGTAAGAGATGGTGACTGTGTTGCACGTTATGGTGGAGAGGAACTTGTTGTTGTCTGTCCATCAACTAGCGAAGAGGCTTCTACTAACTTAGCAGAGCGTTTACGTCAATTTATAGAGAAAATGAATATTGTAGACTCTCAAAAGCATAGCAATGTTTCTGACTTGCATATTACTGTGAGTATCGGGGTTGCTGAGTGTTCAAGTGATTTTAAAGAAGCTCATGAGGTTATAAAGTGTGCGGACAATGCACTCTACATAGCTAAAAACGAAGGTCGTAATAGAGTAGTCTGCTGTGGAGAGAATAAAAATGAGATGAGTGAGGATAATATCTCATAA